In one Rhodopirellula halodulae genomic region, the following are encoded:
- the trmD gene encoding tRNA (guanosine(37)-N1)-methyltransferase TrmD: MRFDVVTLFPAIFDGYLTQSLLDKAIVRGLVEIQRHNLRDWAEDTPHRKVDDRPFGGGPGMLLQVEPTVKCVRDVDAMCDVPARKILLTPQGRRLDQRLAEDLATSDRIMLMCGRYEGFDQRVLDILQPEEISIGDFVLNGGEVAAMTIIDAVVRLLPGVLGDEQSSLDDSFSRGNRMLEFPQYTRPREFEGHTVPDVLLSGDHAAIAKWRAEQSRVKTIDRRRDLLPENSKPNHEHPNQRS; the protein is encoded by the coding sequence GTGAGATTCGACGTTGTCACCCTGTTTCCGGCGATCTTTGACGGTTATCTGACCCAAAGTTTGCTGGACAAGGCGATTGTTCGAGGTTTGGTTGAGATCCAACGACATAACCTCCGAGATTGGGCCGAAGACACTCCTCACCGCAAAGTCGATGATCGACCGTTCGGTGGCGGCCCCGGAATGTTGTTGCAAGTCGAACCAACCGTGAAGTGTGTTCGAGACGTGGACGCGATGTGCGACGTTCCGGCTCGAAAGATTTTGTTGACCCCGCAAGGTCGACGGCTGGACCAAAGGTTGGCCGAAGACCTCGCCACCAGCGACCGCATCATGTTGATGTGTGGTCGTTACGAAGGATTTGATCAACGCGTGTTGGATATCCTCCAACCCGAAGAGATCAGCATTGGTGATTTCGTCCTCAACGGGGGCGAGGTCGCTGCCATGACCATCATTGACGCTGTCGTCCGGTTGCTGCCCGGCGTGCTTGGCGATGAACAAAGCAGCCTGGATGATTCGTTCAGCCGTGGTAATCGGATGCTCGAGTTTCCCCAGTACACCCGGCCGCGAGAATTCGAAGGCCATACCGTGCCTGACGTTTTGCTCAGCGGTGACCATGCGGCGATCGCCAAATGGCGAGCCGAGCAGAGTCGGGTGAAAACGATTGATCGTCGCCGCGATTTGCTGCCCGAGAATTCGAAACCCAACCACGAACACCCCAACCAACGCTCCTGA
- the rplS gene encoding 50S ribosomal protein L19, producing MNNAIMELVDKANQKEDAPQFEIGDTVDVHSKILEGNKERIQVFTGVVIARSGKGAQEMFTVRRIVAGEGVERKFPVHSPRIEKVEVKRSGVTRRAKLYFLRDRVGKAVRLKERRRV from the coding sequence ATGAACAACGCCATCATGGAATTGGTCGACAAGGCCAATCAGAAAGAAGACGCCCCGCAATTCGAAATCGGCGACACCGTCGACGTGCACTCCAAGATTCTGGAAGGCAACAAAGAGCGGATCCAGGTGTTCACCGGCGTCGTGATCGCTCGCAGCGGCAAGGGTGCTCAAGAGATGTTCACCGTTCGTCGCATCGTGGCTGGCGAAGGCGTGGAGCGTAAGTTCCCCGTGCACAGCCCGCGCATCGAAAAGGTTGAAGTCAAACGCAGTGGCGTGACCCGTCGTGCCAAGCTTTACTTCCTTCGCGACCGCGTCGGAAAAGCTGTTCGCTTGAAAGAGCGTCGCCGCGTCTGA
- a CDS encoding PIG-L deacetylase family protein — protein sequence MPSALAIAAHPDDIEFLYAGTMLLLAQRGWDLHYMNLADGSRGSTTLNQSECAATRLEEAKQAAALLGATFYPPICPDMEVTYNDANLQKVVAVVRQCKPSIVLVHSPVDYMEDHETACRLGVSAAFCHGMPNYPSDPPTEVFMDPVTVYHAQPVGCRQPTGELVTPHFYVNTSDVMEQKTTALACHASQKQWLDESQGMDSYLETMRDLSRMVGRMSGKFEHAEGWRRREHWGFCGPDDDPLREALKGLTTEGLPRS from the coding sequence ATGCCCTCCGCGCTCGCCATCGCTGCTCATCCTGACGACATTGAATTTCTCTACGCCGGAACCATGTTGCTGCTGGCCCAACGAGGATGGGACTTGCACTACATGAACCTCGCCGACGGTTCCCGCGGCAGCACCACGCTCAACCAATCCGAATGCGCGGCGACGCGACTGGAAGAAGCCAAGCAGGCGGCGGCGTTACTGGGAGCGACCTTCTACCCGCCGATCTGCCCGGACATGGAGGTCACCTACAACGATGCGAACCTGCAAAAGGTCGTGGCGGTGGTCCGGCAATGCAAACCGTCCATCGTTCTCGTGCACTCACCCGTCGATTACATGGAAGATCACGAAACGGCTTGCCGATTGGGCGTCAGCGCCGCGTTTTGCCACGGGATGCCAAACTATCCGAGCGATCCGCCGACGGAAGTCTTCATGGACCCCGTGACGGTCTATCACGCTCAACCCGTTGGCTGCCGACAACCGACGGGCGAGCTGGTCACGCCGCATTTCTACGTGAACACGTCCGATGTGATGGAACAAAAGACCACCGCCTTGGCATGCCACGCCAGCCAAAAGCAATGGTTGGACGAAAGCCAGGGCATGGACAGCTACCTGGAAACGATGCGCGACCTGTCTCGAATGGTTGGCCGGATGAGCGGCAAATTTGAACACGCGGAAGGCTGGCGGCGACGCGAGCACTGGGGATTCTGCGGCCCCGACGATGATCCGCTCCGCGAAGCCTTGAAAGGACTGACGACCGAAGGTCTACCTCGCTCGTAG